The Alcaligenes faecalis sequence TGTCGCAACAACACTGCATCCACCCCTACGGCCACAAACAAGGCACCCAAAGACAAATAGTGATGCGCTGCCTCGACATTTGCCTGCAAAATTCCGGGGGCCTTGCCAGCCTTGCTGATACGCACAATCGCGTCCTCGATCGCTGACAACACGTCCGGGTGCCCTGGTTCAGTCAAATACCCCATGCTGGCCGCCAAGTCCGCCGGTCCGATGAAAATACCGTCCACGCCCTCTACCGCCAGAATTTCGTCCAGATTATCCAGTGCCTCACGCGTTTCCACCTGACAGATCACGCACATTTCCTGATTGGCTCGCGCTACATAGTCCGTGGTCTCCCCCCAGCGAGCAGCACGCGCCAAAGCCGCCCCCACCCCTCGAATACCGTGCGGAGGATAACGTGTCGCGGCAACAGCCGCTTTGGCCTGTTCGGCGTTTTGCACCATGGGAATCAACAGATTCTGAGCCCC is a genomic window containing:
- the hpaI gene encoding 4-hydroxy-2-oxoheptanedioate aldolase, with the protein product MKHPVNTFKQALQQGKSQIGLWHGLASPYVADLCAGLGYDWILLDGEHVPNTVQTLLAQLQAVSAHPIAPIVRPSWNDPVQIKLLLDMGAQNLLIPMVQNAEQAKAAVAATRYPPHGIRGVGAALARAARWGETTDYVARANQEMCVICQVETREALDNLDEILAVEGVDGIFIGPADLAASMGYLTEPGHPDVLSAIEDAIVRISKAGKAPGILQANVEAAHHYLSLGALFVAVGVDAVLLRQAATALLGQFKDEVEVPVAQPGAAY